One window of the Rhipicephalus sanguineus isolate Rsan-2018 chromosome 2, BIME_Rsan_1.4, whole genome shotgun sequence genome contains the following:
- the LOC119381766 gene encoding organic cation transporter protein, with protein MANAVFMAGVLGSLAASGYVTDIIGRKRIIGGATFVLMIAAFGGCFANTYVIYLCTRFVISGSSSALSMVACILLAEVSTNTHRATHVSLSAILGLLLGDTCYAVLKQARLNWIWLQLLMVAPTLLVPLGYCYLVIHESPRWLISRRNIKSAAVVMEMAAKMNGFPADAAEAVVERIKIQDLNYAKQLGASSTDRSTSSAVLRRGLIIYASSFAIMVAYYTLLLSFHDNTWIRWTSLASEAVCYALYIFVVDRISRVTLVATIYLLAGTYCCFLAPTFGRDATELLSTGLLIEAKAVTGIGVVVTSLCATEAFPSATRGLGVCLAYSCARLGGVFAATASSLRTAGREDLLLAIVGAVLYTSSQIFRKLPRSVTPFNPDSTRTTTVASPSDGLEGMKKSL; from the coding sequence ATGGCCAACGCCGTCTTCATGGCCGGTGTTCTGGGCTCTCTGGCGGCGTCCGGTTACGTCACAGACATTATCGGCCGGAAGCGGATCATCGGAGGCGCCACGTTCGTTCTCATGATTGCGGCATTCGGCGGCTGCTTCGCCAACACGTACGTCATCTACCTGTGCACCAGGTTCGTCATCTCCGGCTCGTCGAGTGCTCTCTCCATGGTGGCCTGCATCCTGCTGGCCGAGGTCTCCACGAACACCCACCGGGCTACCCACGTCAGCCTGTCCGCAATCTTGGGCCTCTTGCTCGGCGACACGTGCTACGCAGTTCTAAAGCAGGCGCGTCTTAACTGGATCTGGCTGCAGCTTCTCATGGTGGCACCCACGCTCCTCGTTCCACTGGGTTACTGTTACTTAGTTATACACGAGTCGCCCCGATGGCTCATCTCCCGGCGCAACATCAAGAGTGCCGCAGTCGTGATGGAGATGGCGGCCAAAATGAATGGTTTCCCCGCCGACGCCGCCGAGGCGGTGGTAGAGCGAATCAAAATCCAGGACCTCAACTATGCCAAGCAGCTTGGCGCCTCGAGCACCGACAGGAGTACCTCCTCAGCCGTCTTACGCCGCGGCTTAATCATATACGCCTCGTCTTTCGCCATCATGGTCGCCTACTACACGCTGCTGCTGTCGTTTCACGACAATACTTGGATTCGCTGGACGTCACTCGCTTCAGAAGCTGTGTGCTACGCGTTGTACATATTCGTCGTGGACAGAATCAGCCGAGTGACGCTAGTCGCTACCATCTACCTCTTGGCAGGCACCTATTGCTGCTTCCTGGCCCCGACGTTTGGCAGGGACGCTACCGAACTACTCAGCACCGGTCTCCTGATCGAAGCCAAGGCCGTCACGGGCATCGGCGTTGTGGTGACATCGTTGTGCGCGACCGAGGCATTTCCGTCGGCAACCCGTGGCCTAGGCGTGTGTCTTGCGTACTCCTGCGCTCGTCTTGGCGGAGTCTTCGCTGCGACAGCGTCCAGTCTCCGGACAGCGGGAAGGGAGGACCTGCTACTGGCCATAGTTGGAGCTGTGCTGTACACCTCATCTCAGATCTTCCGGAAACTGCCGCGAAGTGTCACCCCCTTCAACCCTGACAGCACGCGGACGACTACAGTGGCGAGCCCGTCGGATGGGCTGGAAGGCATGAAGAAGTCGCTGTAA